In a single window of the Nicotiana tomentosiformis chromosome 8, ASM39032v3, whole genome shotgun sequence genome:
- the LOC138897242 gene encoding uncharacterized protein: MEEHLVTFQNAVAKTQIDYLLLRRCDRGLCKDYKVIPGEILVTQHVLLVMDVGIMLKKRKRFARGRPRIRWGALTKDKAQELEGQLSTMGAWRSNGDASTMWSTIGKVEAKKAAYLKLVGRIGDDERRACMERYKVARKEANLAVTEAKTTAYGRMYKDLGAKGGVKKPFWLAKLRERNARDLDQVRCIKEDDGRVLMEDSQIKKRRQTYFYKLLNEEGDRDIVLGELEHSESHRDFGY, encoded by the exons ATGGAggagcatttggttacttttcaaaatgcggtggcgaagactcagattgactatctcctcctcaggaggtgtgacagaggaTTGTGCAAGGATTACAAGGTGATTCCAGGTGAGATACTCGTGACGCAGCATGTGCTCTTGGtaatggacgttggtattatgttgaagaagaggaaaaggtttgcacgaggaagaccgagaatcaggtggggagccttaactaaggataaagcccaagagttGGAGGGACAGTTGTCGactatgggagcttggaggagcaaTGGTGACGCGAGCACCATGTGGTCCACGATA GGTAAAGTGGAAGCCAAGAAagcggcgtacctgaagttagtgggaaGAATAGGTGATGATGAGAGGCGTGcttgcatggagaggtataaggtagctaggaaggaagctaacctggcggtcacggaggctaagactacagcttatggtcgtatgtacaaGGACCTAGGGGCAAAAGGCGGAGTGAAGAAGCCATTCTGGCtagccaagttgagagagaggaacgctcgggatttggaccaagtgagatgcatcaaggaagacgatggtagagtattgatggaagattccCAGATAAAGAAGAGACGACAAACTTACTtttataaacttctgaatgaagaaggggatcgggatatcgTTCTAGGTGAATTGGAGCATTctgagagtcaccgtgactttgggtactga